Below is a window of Elusimicrobiota bacterium DNA.
TCAATCCCCTGAGCAGTTACGAAGTTCGATTATAACAACTCTAGAAGAGGTCGGGAACCGCGTCGCCTTTCGGTTCCGACACCGCCGCCCCTTTTCCCCGGGACTTGATCCACTCCCCGGTGACCATATCTTTATAGGCCGACCCGGGCCCCACCATAGGGTACACCATAGCCTTCGTGTCGATCATGACCTCCAAAAACGCGGGGCCAGAGGTGGAAACGAAATCCCGCAGCGCCCCTTCCAGTTCGTCTTGTTTGGAAACACGACGAGCAAAGGGGAACCCCATCGCCTCGGCGGCCTTCACGAACTGAATGGAGTGAAGATTTTTATCAATGGCAAAATAACGCTTGCCGAAATACAGGGTTTGCCATTGGCGCACCATCCCATCCCCCTCATTGTTCAAGAGAAGGACTTTGACGGGCAAATCATAGGTTGTCACCGTCTCCAACTCGCCCAGGTTCATGCGAATGCTTCCATCCCCGTCGATATTGATAACAGTTTTGCCCGGATTGGCGAACTGGGCCCCAATGGCCGCGGGCAAACCAAACCCCATGGTCCCCATACTCCCGGAGGTCAAGAAATGCCGGGGCAACTTGTGGTGCCCGTACTGGGCGGCCCACATTTGGTGTTGTCCCACACCCGTGGTCAGGATCGCGTCGCCTTTCGTCAATTCCGAAAGGATCTCCAACACGCGATAGGGCTGAAGGAGAACGCTCTTCCGATCGTAGTTCAACGCGTGATCGTTACGACTGGCTTCCAACTCCTTCCACCAGGCGGAATAATCTTTTTTAAAACCGATCCGCCGTCCGGCGTCAATTAAGTCCCGCAATCCCCGCTTCGCGTCAGACACATGACTCCAGGTGGCCATTTTCACCTTCCCGATTTCCGCCGGGTCGATGTCCATGTGCCCAACAAAGGTGGCTTTGGGCGCGAACTCCGCCACTTTTCCAGCCACCCGATCGTCAAACCGGGCCCCGATGGAAAACAGGAAATCGCAATCGTCCACGGCGTAATTGGCGAAAGCTGTCCCGTGCATGCCCAACATATGGAACGATTGGGCATGATGGTTGTCCAGGGATCCGATCCCCATGAGGGAGGTCACCACCGGCAGATGGAACGCTTCGGCAAACTCCCGCAACTCCGCCGCCGCTCCACTGTTGATCACCCCTCCACCAACATAAAGGAGGGGCCGTTCCGCCACGGATAACCGTTCAAAAAAGATCCGCCCCGCCTCTTCCGACAGATGGGCCTTAGCCAACGCTTCCACCCGCCGTCGATACCCCCGCAACGGAAGAAGTCCGGCCCCATGATAGGGGCCTTGCCACAATTGCACGTCTTTGGGGATATCGACGACCACGGGCCCTGGCCGACCGGTCCGTGCAATCCAAAACGCCGTGCGAAGGGTGGCTTCCAGGTCTTCCGGTTTCTCCACCAAAAAGACATGCTTGGCGCAGGACATCATAATGTTGAATATGGGCGCCTCTTGAAACGCGTCCGACCCAATCGCGGGCCGGGGCACCTGCCCCGTTAACACCACCAGAGGGATCGAATCCGCGGCCGCGTCCCGGATGGGGGTCACCGTGTTCGTGGCCCCGGGCCCTGAGGTCACAAACGCCACACCCACTTTCCCGGTGGACCGGGCATAACCGGAGGCCATGAACCCCGCCCCCTGCTCGTTGGCCGGCACGATGAATCGAATTTGTTTGTTCTCCGGTTGTTTTTCGTTAAACCGGAAAAAAGCGTCGATCCCCGGGAGGATGGCCCCGCCCGAATAACCGAACACCGTGTCCACCCCTTCTTGGGCGAAAACGCGGGGGATCATGTCCGCCCCGGTCATGGTTTCACCGCCACCGGGCACAGGCCGCTTCTCTTCCGCGTGAGGCATCAGGTCCGCGGTCACATCCAAGGTTTTCCCCCGCTGCAAAGCGATCCGACCAGTACGGGACACTTCTAGAATGCCAAAGGGTTCCAAAGCTTGAATCAAAGCATCGGTTTCTTCGCCTCGGCCCGCGGCTTCCACAATGAAGCCATCTTGACCCAAATCGGTCACCCGGGCATGAAACACCCGGCACACGGTGTCCAAAGCCTCGCGACCGCTTGGCATCGCAATTTTCACCAACATGAGCTCACTGTCCATACAGTCGTCCCAGCTCAAATCCGCCACGCGGATCACGTCCACCAGCTTGTTCAACTGATTGACGATCTGGCCCACCACCCGGTGGTCCCCACGGCAAACCAGGGAGATGCGAGAAATTTCAGAAATTTGTGTGGCGCCGACCGCCAAGGAATCAATGTTAAAACCACGGGCTGAAATCAGTCCGCTGATGCGCGCCAAAACGCCGGGCCGATCTTCCACCAAACAAGAGATGAGATGCAACGCATTTTTTGGATCACCGTTCATGGGATTCCTCTTTTTAATTGGATTTTACCCGAAAACAAAAAAACCGCCGGATTCCTGCGCCGGCGGTCTCTCAAACTTTTCGTTAAAACAACCGGCTATCGCGCACCACTCCCCAGGCCCGGGACAACGCCCCGGACCAAAAGAACGACAACGCTAAGAGCTCGATTGTTTAACATGGGAACCAGTCTAACAGCAAAGCGGTTTAAATGTCAAGTTTTTTTTTAGTCTTAGCCTTAGGGGACGTAGCATTTATTGTATACATACGCCATTGAGCCAGGACACCTATTCTTCGCCCCTGTTTCTCCGCGTTTGGCGGCGTCCTCATCCATGACAGCCATCATTCTTGCTGCTCAAGCCAATTCTACCACCACTTATCCGCCATCATCTTTTTAATCCAGGACAGAAATTCTGGTTGGTCTGCATCGTCAACAAAAAAGGGCC
It encodes the following:
- the ilvB gene encoding biosynthetic-type acetolactate synthase large subunit, whose protein sequence is MNGDPKNALHLISCLVEDRPGVLARISGLISARGFNIDSLAVGATQISEISRISLVCRGDHRVVGQIVNQLNKLVDVIRVADLSWDDCMDSELMLVKIAMPSGREALDTVCRVFHARVTDLGQDGFIVEAAGRGEETDALIQALEPFGILEVSRTGRIALQRGKTLDVTADLMPHAEEKRPVPGGGETMTGADMIPRVFAQEGVDTVFGYSGGAILPGIDAFFRFNEKQPENKQIRFIVPANEQGAGFMASGYARSTGKVGVAFVTSGPGATNTVTPIRDAAADSIPLVVLTGQVPRPAIGSDAFQEAPIFNIMMSCAKHVFLVEKPEDLEATLRTAFWIARTGRPGPVVVDIPKDVQLWQGPYHGAGLLPLRGYRRRVEALAKAHLSEEAGRIFFERLSVAERPLLYVGGGVINSGAAAELREFAEAFHLPVVTSLMGIGSLDNHHAQSFHMLGMHGTAFANYAVDDCDFLFSIGARFDDRVAGKVAEFAPKATFVGHMDIDPAEIGKVKMATWSHVSDAKRGLRDLIDAGRRIGFKKDYSAWWKELEASRNDHALNYDRKSVLLQPYRVLEILSELTKGDAILTTGVGQHQMWAAQYGHHKLPRHFLTSGSMGTMGFGLPAAIGAQFANPGKTVINIDGDGSIRMNLGELETVTTYDLPVKVLLLNNEGDGMVRQWQTLYFGKRYFAIDKNLHSIQFVKAAEAMGFPFARRVSKQDELEGALRDFVSTSGPAFLEVMIDTKAMVYPMVGPGSAYKDMVTGEWIKSRGKGAAVSEPKGDAVPDLF